One region of Mesobacillus boroniphilus genomic DNA includes:
- a CDS encoding CoA-binding protein, whose protein sequence is MAIKNPSREEIGQILKKAKRIAVVGLSDNPQRTSYMVSKAMQAAGYEIIPVNPTVEEVLGVKAVKTLNEIEGHVDIVNVFRRSEYLLEVAKEFAEMDAEVFWAQLGLENEEAYNFLTDKGYTVIMDRCIKVEHALTK, encoded by the coding sequence ATGGCAATTAAAAATCCAAGCCGGGAAGAAATCGGCCAAATCCTTAAGAAGGCAAAAAGGATTGCAGTTGTGGGATTGAGCGACAATCCGCAACGGACTTCCTATATGGTATCAAAGGCAATGCAGGCAGCTGGCTATGAAATCATTCCAGTCAATCCAACTGTTGAGGAGGTGCTTGGGGTTAAAGCTGTTAAAACGCTTAATGAAATAGAAGGCCACGTAGATATCGTAAATGTTTTCCGTCGTTCGGAATACTTGTTGGAGGTTGCGAAAGAATTTGCGGAAATGGATGCTGAAGTTTTTTGGGCACAGCTTGGCCTAGAGAACGAGGAGGCGTATAACTTCCTGACAGATAAAGGATATACCGTAATCATGGACAGATGCATAAAAGTGGAACACGCTTTAACAAAATAA